The following are encoded together in the Coffea arabica cultivar ET-39 chromosome 1c, Coffea Arabica ET-39 HiFi, whole genome shotgun sequence genome:
- the LOC140010545 gene encoding serine/threonine-protein kinase BSK5-like isoform X1 — protein MGWERLSDDGKDVSLSCSDLSRDPILDVCGWEDSVNLVLFVFIPMGARCSKLGFCWWPSNLKSNIPYSFDLVLEKCGESERMKLPAFKECNLDERKAATSRFSVEYIVSEHADKAPNVVYKGQLEDDSSWIAVKHFNKFAWPDSRQFLVITSFKQGPSYSVSQM, from the exons ATGGGATGGGAAAGACTCTCCGATGATGGGAAAGATgtttctctctcttgctctgATTTGAGTAGAG ATCCAATTCTCGATGTATGCGGTTGGGAAGACTCCGTCAACCTTG TATTATTCGTCTTCATTCCAATGGGAGCTCGCTGCTCTAAATTAGGCTTTTGCTGGTGGCCTTCTAACCTCAAATCCAACATCCCTTATTCCTTTGATCTTG TTTTAGAGAAATGTGGAGAAAGTGAGAGGATGAAATTGCCAGCATTTAAAGAATGCAATTTAGATGAGCGGAAGGCGGCGACTTCAAGATTCTCAGTTGAATACATTGTATCAGAACATGCAGATAAAGCTCCCAATGTTGTCTACAAAGGGCAGCTTGAAGATGACAGCTCTTGGATTGCTGTCAAACATTTCAATAAGTTTGCTTGGCCCGATTCTCGGCAATTCCTGGTTATTACTTCTTTTAAGCAAGGACCCAGTTATAGTGTTTCACAAAtgtga
- the LOC140010545 gene encoding serine/threonine-protein kinase BSK5-like isoform X2 produces MGWERLSDDGKDVSLSCSDLSRDPILDVCGWEDSVNLVLFVFIPMGARCSKLGFCWWPSNLKSNIPYSFDLEKCGESERMKLPAFKECNLDERKAATSRFSVEYIVSEHADKAPNVVYKGQLEDDSSWIAVKHFNKFAWPDSRQFLVITSFKQGPSYSVSQM; encoded by the exons ATGGGATGGGAAAGACTCTCCGATGATGGGAAAGATgtttctctctcttgctctgATTTGAGTAGAG ATCCAATTCTCGATGTATGCGGTTGGGAAGACTCCGTCAACCTTG TATTATTCGTCTTCATTCCAATGGGAGCTCGCTGCTCTAAATTAGGCTTTTGCTGGTGGCCTTCTAACCTCAAATCCAACATCCCTTATTCCTTTGATCTTG AGAAATGTGGAGAAAGTGAGAGGATGAAATTGCCAGCATTTAAAGAATGCAATTTAGATGAGCGGAAGGCGGCGACTTCAAGATTCTCAGTTGAATACATTGTATCAGAACATGCAGATAAAGCTCCCAATGTTGTCTACAAAGGGCAGCTTGAAGATGACAGCTCTTGGATTGCTGTCAAACATTTCAATAAGTTTGCTTGGCCCGATTCTCGGCAATTCCTGGTTATTACTTCTTTTAAGCAAGGACCCAGTTATAGTGTTTCACAAAtgtga